One genomic segment of Theobroma cacao cultivar B97-61/B2 chromosome 6, Criollo_cocoa_genome_V2, whole genome shotgun sequence includes these proteins:
- the LOC18595682 gene encoding 60S ribosomal protein L7-4, whose translation MGGEVKAVIPESLLKKQKRNEEWELAKKQELEAAKKKKAEDRKVIYNRAKQYAKEYETQEKELIQLKREAKLKGGFYVDPEAKLLFIIRIRGINAMHPRTRKILQLLRLRQIFNGVFLKVNKATMNMLHLVEPYVTYGYPNHKSVRELIYKRGYGKLNKQRTALTDNSVVEQALGQYGIICVEDLIHEIMTVGPHFKEANNFLWPFKLKAPLGGLKKKRNHYVEGGDAGNRENYINELIRRMN comes from the exons ATGGGTGGGGAAGTTAAGGCTGTGATTCCTGAGTCACTCTTGAAGAAGCAGAAGAGGAATGAAGAATGGGAGCTTGCCAAAAAGCAGGAGCTTGAAGCtgcaaagaagaagaaagctgAGGACCGTAAGGTGATTTACAATAGAGCTAAGCAATACGCAAAGGAGTATGAGACACAg GAGAAGGAGCTCATTCAATTGAAGCGTGAGGCAAAGTTGAAAGGAGGATTTTATGTTGACCCTGAGGCGAAGCTTCTGTTTATCATTCGCATTCGTGG TATCAATGCCATGCATCCTAGGACAAGGAAAATCTTGCAGCTTTTGCGTCTGAGACAG ATTTTCAATGGAGTTTTTCTTAAAGTGAACAAGGCAACAATGAACATGCTTCACCTGGTTGAACCATATGTTACTTATGG ATATCCCAATCATAAGAGTGTGAGAGAGCTGATTTACAAGAGAGGTTACGGGAAGTTAAACAAGCAGAGAACTGCTTTGACTGACAACTCAGTTGTTGAGCAG GCCTTGGGCCAGTATGGAATTATCTGCGTGGAAGATCTTATCCATGAGATTATGACAGTGGGGCCCCATTTTAAGGAGGCAAATAACTTCCTGTGGCCATTTAAGCTCAAGGCCCCATTGGGTGGTctgaaaaagaagaggaacCACTATGTTGAAGGAGGAGATGCTGGAAACCGTGAGAATTACATCAACGAGCTTATTAGGAGAATGAACTAG